In the Mycoplasmoides gallisepticum genome, one interval contains:
- the rpmI gene encoding 50S ribosomal protein L35, with product MPKMKTKSAAAKRFKTTKSGKIKRKQAYTSHLAPNKTTKQKRHLRKDGLVHKTDFKRIKQLIAK from the coding sequence ATGCCAAAAATGAAGACAAAAAGTGCTGCAGCTAAACGTTTTAAAACAACTAAAAGCGGGAAGATTAAGCGTAAGCAAGCTTACACTTCACACTTAGCACCAAATAAAACAACCAAGCAAAAACGCCACCTAAGAAAAGATGGCTTAGTGCACAAAACTGATTTCAAAAGAATTAAGCAATTAATTGCTAAATAA
- the rplT gene encoding 50S ribosomal protein L20, whose protein sequence is MRVKGGPTTRRRRKKWLNQAEGTFGTRHASYKVAKQTVIKSAKYAFRDRKNKKREFRALWIQRLNGALRELGVTYSVFINLLKKQQITINRKMLSEIAIHDHEAFKKLVKEVTGK, encoded by the coding sequence ATGAGAGTTAAAGGCGGACCAACTACTAGAAGACGCAGAAAGAAATGATTAAACCAAGCCGAAGGAACATTTGGTACTCGTCATGCATCATATAAGGTTGCTAAGCAAACCGTTATTAAATCTGCAAAATACGCATTCAGAGACCGTAAGAATAAAAAACGTGAATTCAGAGCGCTTTGAATCCAGCGTCTAAATGGTGCCCTACGTGAGTTAGGGGTAACATATTCAGTGTTCATTAACCTTTTAAAGAAACAACAAATTACGATTAACCGTAAGATGTTATCTGAAATTGCGATCCACGATCATGAAGCTTTCAAAAAGTTAGTGAAAGAAGTTACAGGTAAATAG
- a CDS encoding dUTPase, whose product MLLDLEKLIEKQAELDTIIFKKTKSSYKKNQKQRRLWLAVEIGNLAKQIEAYKFWKNGPKEDDHAILEACANVLHLSLSFLIQFKTEIDQDKKTELNFVFDVKQQKQKPSSLIASKRFLELYELCLSMEDWWSCQKFIDELLTLISLMRLNFNDLFKEYIRQSANILKRIDEDIWS is encoded by the coding sequence ATGCTTTTAGACCTTGAGAAGTTAATCGAAAAACAAGCAGAGCTTGATACTATCATCTTTAAAAAGACTAAAAGCTCTTATAAGAAAAACCAGAAGCAAAGAAGGTTATGACTTGCTGTGGAGATTGGTAACTTAGCAAAGCAGATCGAGGCATACAAGTTTTGAAAAAACGGACCCAAAGAAGATGATCATGCAATCTTAGAAGCTTGTGCTAACGTTTTACACCTATCATTAAGTTTTTTAATCCAGTTTAAAACTGAGATCGATCAAGATAAAAAAACCGAACTTAATTTTGTTTTTGATGTGAAACAACAAAAACAAAAACCCTCAAGTTTAATCGCTTCAAAGCGTTTTTTAGAACTATATGAACTTTGTTTATCAATGGAAGATTGATGATCATGTCAGAAGTTCATCGATGAACTATTAACTTTAATTAGTTTAATGCGTCTTAACTTTAATGATCTATTCAAAGAATACATTAGACAAAGTGCCAACATCTTAAAACGCATTGATGAAGATATTTGAAGCTAA